A window of the Lactuca sativa cultivar Salinas chromosome 7, Lsat_Salinas_v11, whole genome shotgun sequence genome harbors these coding sequences:
- the LOC111904523 gene encoding transcription factor JUNGBRUNNEN 1, whose amino-acid sequence MDTQKQQLNNNSNYSREVVDEEENVPLPGFRFHPMDEELVGFYLRRKIEKKPISIELIKEIDIYKYDPWDLPKGSNAGEKEWYFFCRRGRKYRNSIRPNRVTGSGFWKATGIDRPIYSGDGSVCIGLKKSLVYYRGSAGKGTKTEWMMHEFRLPPHSDNQIDDKSIAPEAEVWTLCRILKRSPCYKKTLPEWREVATRKSPPVVDTSSGDSDYDMQSYISFQAPVINDNKPFANNHLPQQRYGTTNQLIMGQVTRSTLTSEPPSTTASCSSFSGLDMNEFIKHGDWEDLRAAVDQFSTADPFIFM is encoded by the exons ATGGATACTCAGAAGCAGCAGTTAAATAATAACTCTAATTATAGTAGAGAAGTAGTTGATGAAGAAGAAAACGTACCTCTTCCTGGGTTTCGTTTCCATCCCATGGATGAAGAGCTTGTTGGATTTTATCTACGGAGGAAGATTGAGAAGAAACCCATCAGCATCGAACTCATCAAGGAGATTGACATCTACAAATACGATCCTTGGGATCTTCCAA AAGGAAGTAATGCGGGAGAAAAAGAATGGTACTTCTTCTGTAGAAGAGGAAGGAAGTATAGGAACAGCATAAGACCTAACAGAGTGACCGGATCCGGTTTCTGGAAAGCTACCGGCATCGATCGTCCAATTTATTCCGGCGACGGATCAGTCTGCATCGGTCTCAAGAAGTCACTTGTTTACTACCGTGGAAGCGCCGGTAAAGGCACCAAAACGGAGTGGATGATGCACGAGTTTCGTCTTCCTCCTCATTCCGACAACCAAATCGACGATAAATCCATCGCTCCAGAAGCT GAAGTTTGGACGTTATGTAGAATTCTGAAGAGATCTCCATGCTACAAAAAAACATTACCCGAATGGAGAGAAGTAGCCACCAGAAAATCGCCGCCAGTGGTTGATACAAGCAGTGGAGACTCCGATTACGATATGCAAAGTTACATTAGCTTTCAAGCTCCTGTAATCAATGATAACAAACCATTTGCGAATAATCATCTTCCCCAACAACGCTATGGGACGACAAACCAGTTGATTATGGGGCAGGTAACGAGATCAACATTGACATCTGAGCCTCCATCGACGACGGCATCATGCTCTAGCTTTTCCGGTCTAGATATGAATGAGTTCATTAAGCATGGAGATTGGGAAGATTTAAGAGCAGCTGTTGATCAGTTTTCTACTGCCGATCCTTTTATCTTCATGTAA